The segment ACCACTAATAAGACCGAATATCTTCTGGGTCAGTTCGTGAAATATGGGGATGGTGGAGTGGATATCGAACCTCTGTCAGACTGTTACAAGACCCAGGTCTATGCATTGGCAAATTTCCTTGGCATAGACAAGGAAATAATAGAAAGGCCACCAAGCGCTGATACGTGGAGTAGCTTCACGTCTGATGAGGACTTCTTCTGGCGTATGCCCATACATGTCATGGACCAGCTGTTATATTCACAGGAACATGACCTGCCCATGGAAATAATTGAAAAGAATACAGAACTGTCAGAAGAAAAGATAAACAACGTAAAAAGAGGCATTGACAAAATAAAGAGTGCTTCCAAATACATCACATCAGCGCCTCCTATTTGTTATCTTGATAACTGATCCCGCATAAAGCTAAAAATATCAAAGCTAAAGATATCGGATTATGATGGTTCAAACTTGAACTATTCAAAGAAAGAGAGGAAGGAAGGAAAACATGCTCAAAGATAAAGTCGTACTGATCACAGGAGCCAGCCGCGGGATTGGAAGAGCTACAGCTTTATTGGCAGCAGAGAACCATGCACACGTAATTATTAACTACAAAGAAAGTGAAGATAAAGCAGCTGAACTTGTAGATAATATTACTGAGAAAGGACTTCATGCTACCATGATAAAAGCAGATGTTTCTGTTGAGAATGAAGTCAAAGAAATGTTTGAGTTGATTAAAGAGCGATATTCCAAACTTGATGTCCTTGTTAACAATGCCGGAATATTGAAAAGTAATCTGTTGGCGATGACAAGTACTGAGTTATTCGATCAGACTATCGATGTTAATTTAAAAGGAACCTTTCTATGTAGTCGATACGCCTCAAACATTATGAGAAGAAAAAGATCAGGAAAGATAATTAATCTCTCATCGGTGATAGGCTTAAACGGAAATGCAGGCCAAACAGTATATTCGGCAAGCAAAGCAGGGGTAATCGGATTTACAAAGTCTGCAGCAAAAGAACTTGGCAGATATGGAATTACTGTTAATGCTATTGCACCAGGTTTCATTGAAACTGATCTGACCAGAGATGTAAAAGAAGAAGTTCGCGAAAAATTGATAGCAAACATAGCTCTTGGTCGAAGTGGTAACCCAGAGGATGTTGCAAAAGTGGTTCTGTTTTTAAGCTCAGATCTTGGGAATTACATCAGTGGCCAGGTAATATCTGTTGATGGATGTCAGACGATCTGAACAACTGATAAGTTCAAATTGACCACAGATGATCGAATATGTAATTGATCAGATATCCATAGATATCACAGTTTTAATTTTGCAATCCCCTCGCGTACAGACATAGCAGACCTTGAAAATGCCTGCTGCTGGTTTTCGGTCAATTCAAGCTCGATGACCTTTTCCACTCCGTTCTTACCTAAAATAACAGGCACTCCTAAATACAGGCCATTCTCACCATATTCTCCCTGCAAGTAAGCGGCTGCAGGAAGAACTCGTTTCTGGTCATTAATTACGGATTCTACCATGGCTGCAATGGCTGCTGCCGGGGCATAGAAAGAACTGCCAGTCTTAAGATATTCAACAATTTCAGTTCCGGCGTTGACAGTGCGCTGTACCAGCCTATCGATCGTTTCTTCAGGAAGTAATTCTGGCAGCGGAACTCCTGATACTGTAGTGTATTGCGGCAATGCGACCATGGAATCTCCATGTCCTCCAAGTACCAGTGCAGAAACGTCCTTTACTGAAATTCCAAGTTCCATTGCAATGAATGCTGCAAACCGGCTTGAATCCAGTACTCCACTCATTCCAAATACCCGATTCGTTTCCAATCCGGTATATTTCTGTGTTGCATAGGTCATTATATCCAGAGGATTAGAGACAGTTATAACTATGGCTTCCGGTGCATATATTGCTATATTTTCACAGACCTCTTTTACGATATTTGCATTGATCTTCATGAGGTCGTCCCTTACCATTCCCTTTTTACGGGCAATTCCTGCAGTAATGATCACAATATCAGAACCTGCAATGTCAGCATAATCTGTTGTGCCCAGGATGTCAACATCGTATCCAAGAACTGGAGCAGCCTCAATAATATCAAGTGCTTTCCCTTCAGGAAGACCAGCAACAACATCGGTCATAACAATATGCCCAAGTTCAAGTTCTGCGAGACGTTGAACCGTAGTAGCGCCAACATTTCCTGATCCTATGACTGTAATTTTCTTCATTAACTAACAACCCCCATTTGATTAGACATCTCTAATAATCAGTGCAATGTGATCTAAACTATAATCTAAGTTTGAAGTTCAAAATTAATATATCTT is part of the Methanococcoides orientis genome and harbors:
- a CDS encoding 3-oxoacyl-ACP reductase family protein → MLKDKVVLITGASRGIGRATALLAAENHAHVIINYKESEDKAAELVDNITEKGLHATMIKADVSVENEVKEMFELIKERYSKLDVLVNNAGILKSNLLAMTSTELFDQTIDVNLKGTFLCSRYASNIMRRKRSGKIINLSSVIGLNGNAGQTVYSASKAGVIGFTKSAAKELGRYGITVNAIAPGFIETDLTRDVKEEVREKLIANIALGRSGNPEDVAKVVLFLSSDLGNYISGQVISVDGCQTI
- the mdh gene encoding malate dehydrogenase codes for the protein MKKITVIGSGNVGATTVQRLAELELGHIVMTDVVAGLPEGKALDIIEAAPVLGYDVDILGTTDYADIAGSDIVIITAGIARKKGMVRDDLMKINANIVKEVCENIAIYAPEAIVITVSNPLDIMTYATQKYTGLETNRVFGMSGVLDSSRFAAFIAMELGISVKDVSALVLGGHGDSMVALPQYTTVSGVPLPELLPEETIDRLVQRTVNAGTEIVEYLKTGSSFYAPAAAIAAMVESVINDQKRVLPAAAYLQGEYGENGLYLGVPVILGKNGVEKVIELELTENQQQAFSRSAMSVREGIAKLKL